A region of the Phyllopteryx taeniolatus isolate TA_2022b chromosome 9, UOR_Ptae_1.2, whole genome shotgun sequence genome:
CACTGTTTTTGTATCTCACATTCAGCTGCGCTCACGTCCTACCTCCCATCAAGCTCTCGCACGGCATCAGTAGCATCTCTGGGGTCTTCAAATTCTACAAAGGCAAAGCCTGGGGGGTTCCGCGCCACCCACACACTGCGGAGAGGCCCGTAGTAACTAAACGACCTTTCTAACTCGGTCTTGTTTCCATTGTTGCCCAGATTTCCAACATAGACCTTGCAGTCAAGTGGACATTCACGGTGCATGACTGGACCTGTAAATTGAAGAACAGGTTAAATATTTACAGGAAACAATCATTTTACTGGTTGGAGTAATGTGTTTGCAACAgtcttaaaatacatttgatatgAACATTACAGATACGACAAATTATTAAAAGTGGGAAATGTTCAATAAATAGCAACATCTGAATCTGTTATTAGTACAACAATGCATCGATTGGATAGTGCGCTGACGTTTAGCTTTTTCGATGTGAATTCCAAATTTATGTTTATATACATTGAAAACCGCATTTTAGAGCCTATTTATCGTCACATAATGGCATGTTCGGACCCggtaaaggggggggggggctttggggcaagcaaaaaaaaaaaaaaggccacgcTAGCCTTAGCTCAAAAGGCCATTGTTCCGAGTGTCTCCCAGCAAACAAATCATCCATGGGTAACATTCCAGCTAATTGTTAAACCACTTGGCGCTGCTCCATCGCAGCCATTATAATATACAACTTACATAAAACGGTATTGTTCCGTCCCTTCGAAGCTAACAGCTAGCTCGAGACAGCTAAAATGGCCGTCGCCTTTTTCAAGGCCTCAGCCTGCGGTCGCAGAAATCGAACAATGGATCACATGCTCACTAATTCACTCGAACAGTACACCACATGTTACTAGGCTAGAATCTTACTTACACAATAATACAAAAGATCCATACCTTATCAATGTTACTTAGGCGTTTGCTTGGGTCTGCACTTCTTCGAACGCGATGTACTTTCCCGCTGGTGTCGATGGAAAATGGAGTCTTTGTTCCTTCCTCCTGGTTCGGGTTCAGCTAGTCTCGAGAGGGCGGGGGCAAGCTGATGTTTCTCGCTCATAAAGAAAATGGAACTGAATCTTTACATACAACTCGACAAACCCAGCTGACTTAAATAGCCAGCATTATTGTTAAGTGTATTTAACATGTTTCGACACATCAATCCGTTTCATCTACAGACTCGAAGtccagatataaacaaacaggaTACACGATAGGACGCTTGGATGtttactctttaaaaaaaaaaaaaaaaaaaaaaaaggattaaaaccACAGATCATAATTTTGAAACTAACCACATATTgattctttacacaaataataaactgataacaaaacatgatgaaatttaAATACATACTAAAAAATTGTGCTCGTAGCATTATGTGTGTAGTTTGTAGAAAACCACCCACTCATACTATGTTGACTTGAGgacaaatgtgcacattttagacaatatcgcttcttatgacaacccagataagtgaagATTATatgaaaagtccaaaattataaagatgaaactgttcaaaagtaaatattgttttatgtgttcaaaagtgtaagtATGAGTCTAACCCCCGGGGTCATCGATGTGGTGCTCGCAGGCCCCCCAAGGACCACAAGAGTAGTGGTCTGTTCTCCAAAATTGTTGGATAACTGATAAtcgaaaatgtactgtacatgtaaaatacaagttgcatattgatattttgttttcttattattttgagaaatcatttacatgatcagtgtctataaatacattattaacaATATGGTATCCTTCACACTAATCAGTatccaagaagtagctctgttTCCAAAaagttggtgacccctgcattgtctaaccttttcaaaatctcagacaaactaatagattgcagcACAACAGAGGTAGCAATTTGGGAAAATGGCATGTTTGAGCCTACAGCAGAActgacagccaatcacaagcgtggACTTTAGGATGAGGAagtgatatggaaaaaaaaaatgttcaagcttttgtggccatttttcaactataactaaaattgtaatcgtgaatttccaaaagcaatttaagtacacattttctcccagtcaCTTTAACATTATTCACAGTGTGATCATTTAATTCAGTGTTCCTTTctcataccactagtggtattcATACTACACCGAAAACCACCGCTGTAAACAATAGGATCTGGGTGGCAGAAAGTGGTTGGTTTTGTAACGatttcctacaaaaaaaaaaagtaaaaataaaaaaaatcaatgaatcaaGCAGAACCTGTGGGTGAGCATAAATCGAGTGTATGTCAGACTGGGAACCAGACCTCCATCAGGTTTGTGGAAGGTATTTTCCTCACAGGTATTTATGAAATCTTTAGTTGGGAAGGTGGGGggtaatttagcaaaacagCTAATATCAGCTCTAAATTTCACCATCAAAAGAGCACACATTTGCCATTAATCCAgtcaacagaaaagtcaattagCCAGCCCCTCAATGATCATGTGTCACTGTCTGAATTTCCTCCAtgtctatttttgaatcaacttacctgttgaaatTTCAATTGAATGAAGTCATTTACTCGCGTAACATCTTTTCGACTGACACGTCACACATTAAAACTACGGTGGTTGAGAAGAAAGCTAAAATGATCATTTAAGCCATTGTTTTCTCAATCCCTCTGCCAAATTACAACGcaagtccaatgaagttgggacgttgtgttaaacagataaaaacagaatacaatgatttgcaaatcatgttcaacctatattaattgaatacactacaaagacaagatatttaatgttcaaactgataaactttattgtttttaggaaataatcattaatttagaattttgtggctgcaacacgttccaaaaaagctgggacagggtcatgtttaccactgtgttacatcaccttttctttcaacaacattcaataaacgtttgggaactgaggacactaattgttgaagctttgtaggtggaattctttcccattcttgcttgatgtacagcttcagctgttcaacagtccggggtctccattgtcgtatttgacgcttcataatgcgccacacattttcaatgcgaGACAGGTCTGGCCTGCTGGCAGGCCCGTCTAGTACCCGtagtcttttactacgaagccacgttgttgtaatgtgcagaatgtggtttggcgttgtcttgctgaaataagcaggggcgtccatgaaaaagacgttgcttggatggcagcatgtgtttctccaaaacctgtatgtacctttcagcattaatggtgccttcacagatgtgtaagttatccatgccattggtgctaacacagccccataccatcacagatgccttCTTTTTAACGCGAAACGCTGATTGGAATGTGAGGTGGGCCGCTGCCGTTTGAGTTAAGGTTGAAGGAGGAGGTGGTTGAGAAGAGCATGATGAGGAACCAATGGCCTGGTGCAAACTGACGACTGGCCATGCCTGGGTCATGTGACAGCACAAGTCAAGCTGATTGAGGCACGATGGTCAGCAGTCACATGATGCTGAAAGAGGACTAGTTGATTGACTCTGAGGGTGGTGAGAAGAGGCATGGTGGTGGCTCTGCAACGGGTTTCATTCTTAttaatatatatgaaaaataaaagcatccTCAAACAAACCtaatgtacctaatgttgtgactaGGCAATGAATGTGCATATCAAAAGAAACAATAATCTGTAATGAACTTGCAAATTTCTTCCAGGACGAAGAAGAAGCAGTTTATTAAACCAAATGGGGAGTTGTTGAAATTACatgaaaatttaaatgaaactcTCCTGTCAGTTCATGCTGTTCATCTCTCCTTGTTGTTATTGCACAGGTCAGCCTGGATCTTCCTGTTGGCCTCCATCATGAGCTGGCAGGCTTTCTTGTGTTTTGGCCAGTGTTTCACCTGACATTCTCTATGAAAAGCAGCCGAGAGATCAACggtcattttacattttggttACATCAAGGGACAACTATCATGTCGATGCCCTTACCTGTGACAGTACCACTCCCCTTGGCATCGAGAGCATCTCTTCGCAGCCTCTCTCCCGCAACAGCCACACTTTGGTTTCTCGGGGAGCAAATTCTCCAACATATCCAAATTGTACGTCTGAGCCAACCTGGTCCGAGACAACCATTATTGACGCTCATGCAAATGGAAGACTGTACTTTCTATGTCTTTGTCCTTAAGTCTGTTAATTTTTGTAGTAGTACCTCTGTGCCTGCAGCCTCAGGTCTTTTTCCGAGGCGTTAAACGTTTCTTTGACTTGATACTTGGCAATGGCCTTCCACTTATCGGTATTCTCCCTCATGATGTGGTTCCACATTTCAGGGATCTACAAGTGAAAAGAAGCAGAAGCAGAATACATGGTTTAAAATAGAAGGAAGTACTGCTTCAACATTAGGAATAaataatctaatgagatccagtacaaTAACTGTAAACCAGGAACACCTTAGATTGATTGTCCCAGCTGACGTTTGGCGAGAGAAAAGGGGTACATGCTGTACTGGTTGCCATAACTGACTTTTGCCGAAAAAAATGCAAGTAAGCAGGGGCCCGGtggggcggggggagggggggtgaggTGGACACACGACTAAGCGAGAGTTTCCACAAACAATGCATGAATGCTGTACACGCTGAACTTCAAATTGTACCACTCTAAGCGTACCTGCTCTAAAACAAGTTCCTTCTTCGGAGGTTCGGGGTCTGTAACTGCGAGATGagccaggacgcgctggaggtCAGCCAAGTTGGGAAGCTGGTCGATCAACACCTCAGTCAGGAAACTGCGCAGCTGTGAAACATAACAGGATGTACTGTAATGTAAAACCACTATCATCACCATAAAGACTACATCAGCTTAACACTAATAACCACATATGGAATGAAGAAGTTGATGGAGGTTAAGATCATATACTTGTATCATGAGCAGGAAGTGGATGAGAACGGTCATAATAGCAGAAAGGAAACCGTTCCCGCACGCACTATATAAACATTTGCAGTGGAATACATTTCAGTGTCGTGGAAatgtatttcagtagttcaattcagaaAGTAAAACTCATATTGTATATTTCCTGTACAAACAAGAGTgaattatttcatgatttttgtgATTATAATTTTGATAATTATAGCCTACAGCTCACGGAAATCCTAAATTCACATCTGAAGAGGAGTGCAATGACCGCTATATTGGAGAGATGAAGCAACCGCTTCACAGACGGGTGGCGCAGCATCGACAGCCGGCTTTTTCCGGTCCAGAATCCGCggttcatttgcatctcaagaAGAATGGACATTCCTTCCAAGAGAAGTCATCTATGTCAAACTAGTTTTCATATATTTCAGTgcgtattttaatgttggtcatgatggtcgtacatcccaaaaacatgcatggtaggttgattaaagactctaaattgcccttaggtgtgaatgtgtgtgcaaatggttgtttgtttctatgtgccctgcgattggccggcgaccagttatgggtgtaccccgcctctcgcccgaagatagctgggataggctccagcacgcccgcgaaccttgtgaggctaaggcggtacagaaaatggatggatgggtggataaagaatatatgcctgcgaaTATTGTTATATCATCGGTTTACAAGTGTTGCTGGActgattgtgttcaaatatccgtttctGTAAGGGCTATACCACAACGACATCGATGCAAGTTTTGTTAGCATGTTTAAAGTGTTATACATTGTTAGCTTTAATctatcactgccattgacgttTATACAGGTCAAATATCCTTTGTAACTGGGACggcaacatgtaattctctttgttttatgtttagttttacagtacgtacagtaaacagcttgaaggaaACTTAAttagcctcttttttgaaaaattgtttatTATCTGCCAAATTGCTTCTTCATGTGAAGTTCGCTACCGACGTCTAGCGCTCGTAACAAATTTTTTTGGCTTGCAACTCAAGGCAAAATTTCTGCTGAGCAACAGATGTTATCTGGAAAAACCtctaagtcgggtcactcataaGTCACAGTACCATTGTATATCTTTCTACTCAAAATGCAGGCGGACTTAAGTGACCCCATGCATGTGTGGCCATTTACCAGCTCATGAAGGCATACTTTATATACAGCACTTCACCTTAAGAAGCTGACTCTTATTGAAACTGTTGAAGTCATATTTTCGTTGGCAGTCTTCTTTGAGGAGCAGATTGTGCAGCGAAATCCAGACCTGTCCGTCCAGTTTTGTCATCTTCAGGCGGTCTTCCGCTGGAATCTTCTGCCATTTGCCGTTGATGTGCTTCTCTATGCTGCCTGCATGGGGGGTCGAGAGGGAGCGAGAATATCAATGGGTAGACTGGAAGAGGAACGCTAAGGACACAGGTGTCGTGATGACGTTTACCTGCTGTGCAGCGACTCCACGGGCAGCACTCAATCAGGCGCACCAGTAAACAAGGCACGTTATGTGTGCAGAGCATTCGGTTAATGGCACTGATACTGTGAACAGAAA
Encoded here:
- the zmynd10 gene encoding zinc finger MYND domain-containing protein 10 → MEGSVLLPVEAEAFVESLEIFALKDVGSTRWFRQHEHIEKLNMQAILSASATLDEYIKEMLVSHGKISVLVHEMILTEVWKQKIFPILCQLQDFTPKNTFPLYMVIHHEATIINLLETVMFHKDSCDASDDSILDLVDYCHRKLTLLAANAGRDGNVSHNMQKAAGEAVLSSKEELQIQAGELEFNISLKALSVLRYITDHTDSISAINRMLCTHNVPCLLVRLIECCPWSRCTAGSIEKHINGKWQKIPAEDRLKMTKLDGQVWISLHNLLLKEDCQRKYDFNSFNKSQLLKLRSFLTEVLIDQLPNLADLQRVLAHLAVTDPEPPKKELVLEQIPEMWNHIMRENTDKWKAIAKYQVKETFNASEKDLRLQAQRLAQTYNLDMLENLLPEKPKCGCCGREAAKRCSRCQGEWYCHRECQVKHWPKHKKACQLMMEANRKIQADLCNNNKER